AACTGCGTTTTTATTAAAATTATCGCTGTTTTCTTGATGGTTATTCGTGGTCATAAGTAATATTCCTAATATTTTTTTGAGGCTATTCTTTTAAGACTTATTTGATATATAGATCGTTGGCAGCCAATTCGATAGCTATTTGACCTACATTACCGGCACCTTGGGTAATCAGCATGTCATTTGCTTTTAATAATCGCTGCATTACAGCGGCAATATTTTTTTTATCAACTATCGTTGGCTCGACTGCACCGCGCAAACGTATACTGCGTGCCAAAGCTTTGGTATCCGCACCGGCAATAGGACTTTCACCGGCTGAATAAACATCCAATAATAATAACTCATCAACACTTGAGAGTACTTCGACAAAATCATCAAAGCAATCACGCGTACGACTATAGCGATGTGGCTGAAACAGCATAACCAAACGGCGCTCAGGAAAACTTTGACGCGCCGCTTTGATAGTGGCATCGACTTCTTTAGGATGATGACCGTAATCATCAATTAGTAAAACATCGCCATCATCGATAGTGACAGAGGCATGCTGCTCAAAACGACGACCAACGCCCTCAAATTTTTGTAGCGCACGGGTGATTGCCGCATCGTCGACGCCTTCGTCGGTTGCCATAGTGATGGCTGCAAGCGCATTGTAGACATTGTGCACACCTGGAATATTTAGGGTCAGACGCAATGGCTCATGATCACGGCGTAGTACGGTAAAGTGAGTTTTCGTGCCTTCGGTGACCAAATCAACGGCTTGTACATCGTTAAATGGCTCAAGACCAAAGGTCAATACTGGACGCCCAATGTCATCAATCATCGCGTATAGCTCAGGGTCATCACCGCAGACCACTGCCAGACCATAAAACGGCATATTTTGTAAAAACTGGATATAGGCTGCTTTTAATTTATCAAAGCTATTGCCATAGGTTTCCATATGATCTTGATCGATATTGGTGACAATCGCTGCCATCGGATGCAATGACAAAAATGAGGCGTCAGATTCATCCGCCTCGGCAATCAGAAAACGACTGCTACCAAGGGCGGCATTTTTGCCAGAGGCATTAAGCTTACCGCCAATCACATAAGTAGGATCTAAATTGCCTTCTGCCATCATGGTGGTCAGTAAACTGGTGGTGGTGGTTTTACCATGTGCGCCAGCAATAGCAATACCATGACGATAACGCATCAGCTCACCGAGCATATCTGCACGGCGAACCACAGGAAGACGCGCTTCTAGTGCCGCTTTTACTTCAGGGTTGCTACGGTCAATCGCAGACGATACAACGATGACATCAGCATTGGCGATATTTTTGGAGTCATGCCCAATATTAATATCGATACCAATCTGCTCTAAGCGTTTGGTAACGAGACTCTCAGTAATATCAGAGCCACTCACTTTGTAGCCTTGATTGTTCATTACCTCAGCAATACCGCACATCCCCGAACCGCCAATACCAATAAAATGCAAATGCTGAATACGGCGCATTTCTGGTATTTCAATCAAACGTTTGGTTAAGGCTTTAGCAGAGGTAGACATAGCGTTTTCTCTTTATAGAAGACTGATAAAATGTAAGTAATCAAAAATAGTAAGCGTTTAAATCACTGTTTATAACGCTTGCCAGATAATATCGGCAACGTGTTGGCAAGCTTGACGATTGGCAAGCGCATGGCCTTTTTTTGCCATCTCTAAGCAAGCGGCTCGATCAAGGAGAGCAAGCTCATCACTCAAGCGTTTGGGTGTCAATTCGTTTTGTGGTAATAAAATCGCCGCTTTATGTAGCGTTAAGGTACGCGCATTTGCAGTTTGATGGTCATCAACTGCACTCGGCAGCGGTACAAAAATTGCTGCAATACCAACGTTCTGAATTTCAGTAACAGTCAAAGCACCGGCACGGCAAACCACAATATCCGCCCAATTATAAGCAGCAGCCATATCATCGATAAACGGCTGTACGGTAAACTCATGAGCGCTCAAATCTTCGCTAGCATACGCCGATTGCGTGGTGACTTCGTTATGGCGTCCACATTGATGACGCACCTCAAACGGACGCTCTATTAACGCCAGTGCTTTTGGCACGGTATCATTTAGCACTTGGGCGCCAAGCGAGCCGCCAACGACCAATAATTTTAAAGGTGATTGGTCATTTATATCGTAGCGTATAGTTGGCTCAGCAACGCCGCTAATAGCATTACGTACTGGATTACCAACCGTTTCAAGTTTTGCATCAAGCTGATCATTACCAAAGGTATTTTCAAAAGCTTGCAAGACTTTGGTCGCCATCTTCGCCAAATAACGATTACTCATACCGGCAATGGCATTTTGCTCATGGATAATCAGCGGTGTTTTTGTCAGACGCGCAGCAATGCCGCCTGGTGCACTCACATAACCACCAAAGCCGACGACCATATCAATCTTATTACCGCGAATGATTTTGATAACCGCCATAGTGGCAGAAAGCAAGGTCACTGGCATCTTAAGTAAACGCCCAATCCCTTTGCCACGTAAGCCCTGCATCTCAATGGCATGAAAAGGATAGCCAGTCGGTGCCACCAATCCATTTTCCATGCCATTTGGCGTACCCAACCAATGAATAATGGCACCACGTTTGCTCAACTCTTCACTAACCGCAAGCGCTGGAAACACATGCCCGCCAGTACCAGCAGCCATCATTAGTATATGCGGTGTCTTCATGGAACGCCTCCCTACCTTTTTTGTATTGATATGAAGGACTTATTGTCCTATAGCCATCGAAATCATCGGGTCATAAGAGCTGTTTAAAATCCCGCATAGTATAGTGGAAATTGTGGTCTGACATATAGTCATTTTTGACTGACCAATAATAAAAATCCAAGCCGTGAGTAGTCGCGACTTGGCTTTGGTAAATACTGCTAAATCGTTATAAAAACGCTGATTACCTGACATTTTTAACGATACATGTTAGCACAACTATTTTTACTCTTTGTGCCAATAGATAAGTATTACATTACCCTATTCTTACCGTTTATCTAACTAACAAACTTTAGGAACCTATCAGATTGCCAGTTTTCGCTCGATGGCGATGATAAAGTCAGTGGCAATGTCTGTACCGCACTGATCATCAATCTCACGCACACATGTTGGACTGGTCACGTTAATCTCCGTGATACGACCACCTATTAAGTCTAAACCAACGAACATTAGACCCTTTTCTTTGACAATAGGTGCGACCACTTCTGCTACTTGGCGTTCGATATCGGTCAACGGCATGGCCACACCGCTACCACCGGCGGCAAGATTGCCACGGGTTTCACCTTTTGTTGGAATACGAGCCAAGGTATAGTCAACCACAGTGCCATCAACAATCAATACACGCTTATCGCCCTCTTTAATTTCAGGCAGATAACGCTGCGCCATAATAGGTAGCGTTTCAAGCTCAGTCAACATTTCAAGCGTCACGCCAATGTTTGGGCTGTCAGCAGTCAAACGAAAAATTCCCGTACCACCCATACCATCTAACGGCTTAACGATGACGTCTTGCTGCTCAGTAATAAACTTACGAATGTGTGCCTGTTTACTGGTCACAATCGTAGGGCTCATATAATCGCTAAACCACGTCGCAAATAGTTTCTCATTACAATCACGAATCGCTTGCGGGTCATTGACGACTAGCACACCTGCTGTTTTAGCATGATCAAGCATATAAGTGGCATAAATAAAACGCATGTCAAACGGTGGATCTTTACGCATGAGAATCACATCATAATCGCTGACTGATCCTGTTGTTTTATTACCCAATATATAAAAATCTTTAGGGTCACGCTTGACAGTAACTGACTGCGTATCGACCATCAACTGCCCACGATCAAGCCATAAATCATGAATCTGACAGTAACCCAAACGATGACCACGATCTTGCGCCGACCACATCATGGCAAGGCTAGTATCTTTTTTATAATTAACTTGCTCAATAGGATCCATAATCACAAGTATGTTTAAAGATTTTTTTGGCTGTTGTAAGCTCATAAGAAGACTCATTTACATGATGTTAATACATAGGGTTATTAATAGATAAGATGCACAAGAATTACATGTCAGCACGGTTATCAATATAGGCAAATAAAGATGACAACGATTGCGATTAACTATACGCCATACTGGGCGCGGTAATGCTGCATTTTTGCAAGTTGGGTCGCGTCTTTTTTCGGATGACTGCCCTCTGCTAAATAGCTGATCAAATTATCAATATCTACAAGAGCAAGCACCGGCACGTTTAACGTTGCCCCCAGCTCCTGAATTGCTGAGTGCTCTGCTAAGCCTTTTTCTTTACGGTCAAGCGCCACAATAATACCGGCAACATGTGCCCCTGCTTGTTCTAAAATCTCAACCACTTCACGCATTGCCGTGCCAGCAGTAATCACATCATCCAACACCCAAACTGCCTTGCCATTGACATCAGCACCGACCAAATTACCACCTTCACCATGCGTTTTGGCTTCTTTACGGTTGTAACCCCATTTGGCATTGATACCATGATACAGCCATAAAGCTTGTGCGGTTGCTGCCACAAACGGAATGCCCTTATAAGCGGCACCAAAGATGACCAGCTCTTGCTCACCTTTGCCCTCATTCGTAGCAGCCATCTGTTCAGCTAGAGCATCAGCATAACCACGCGCCAATAACGACAACATCTCACCCGATGCAAGCAGACCTGCATTAAAAAAATAAGGGCTAATACGACCAGATTTTAAGACAAACTCACCAAATTTTAGCACTTGATTGTCTAAAGCCAGCTGAATAAAGGCATGAGATGAAAATGGGACATTGTTAACGTGTTGGGCATGGGGCATTAGAGAATTCCTATGAACAAAAAGAAAGTGTAAAAATGATTATCATGACACGCATTATAGGCGTTGCAGCTTAACTTGACCAACCATTGATATCATAATCTTGCATATTGGGATATCGCGTCAAGAGACCACAACGTGATGAGAGGTCAAAATAACATTGACCATCACTACTCATTTGAATGTTCCAGCCTAAATGATGAGCGGCAACGACAATATGCCCTGCAAAAATGCGAATTTGGCGATAGGCATGACGCTGAGCAGGCTCACAGATACTCTGACTGAGTAAGTAGCTGCGTATATGCTGGCAAATTTGCGTGGCGCTATAGCTATGATTGATACTTTTACGGCTGCTACACTGCTTTAACGCATGGACAGCAACGCTGCACGCCATAATATCAGTGGCCAAACTGCCCTCGCCGGTATCAAACTGCTGCGGCTGCAATATCACATGCCAATCATCCGCATACATACTGCTCAGTAACTCATCAGGATTATAACGTTTGGTCAGGGTACGCAGAGACAGTGCAGCAGATACTTTGGTTTTATCTGCGACTTTCGTCTCACTAGCTTCTTCGCCCTTTAAATCATCTGTACCATCTGCTGGCAAGAACCCATAACGATTGAGCTTTGGATATGCTCGAATAGCTTGCTGAATATCTGACATATCTAGCAAAACCATCTCATTTAAAGAGGATAATAATGGCTGCTCGCTATGATTATGATAAAAACTATCAGGCAGCGCTATCAATTTAGCAGCGCTTAATAGCGATAAATGCTCCGCCAATGGCTCTGAAGAAATAACATCCCATTTTGACAAACCTTCCTTATCAGGCTGATAAAAACGCGCCGCATTACCGTATAAGCGGCGAAGCTGACTATTTAAGCGCCGTACTGGTTCTGGAATATCAGTTAGAGGTCTTGCAGGATCTAGTGGTGATTGTGTTGGGTCAAAATTAGGATGCACAATCGCAGGCTGGTTACTATTGGATAACGCTGCCGATTGCTCCGCATTACTGTCTGTAAACTGAACCTCTGCCACAAGATCAATACTGAAGAAACCATCATCAGAAGCAAAAGGCTGGGTCATGAAATCTTCCTAAGTGAGTACTGTTATAAAACAGCACACGTGAACAATATATTTAAAAAGGTATTTAAGCACTATATAGTAAGCCCAGTATAAAAACGATACAGCGGGACTGGAATGAATTTTTTGCAGCCTCTGTCTGCGCAGGCACAGCACGCCAGAAAAATTTATACCAGTGCCGCGTCAAAACATGATGTATCTACTTTATTTGGAATCGACTATAGTGACGCTATCAATCTTGATGACGCAAAATATCTTGATAACCGATTTGCCAATCAGGATACATCAGCCACGATAATGGAATATTGCTATGCAAGCGTTTTCCGGTCATGACGCTATTTTTATCGTCAAGTACTGGCAGCGCTTCATCCAGTTGCTCAGATAGCCAAGTGGTCAGCGCAAAGGAAGTCACTGGCAGATAATCGGTTGCAATATAAATAGGCTTTGGTGCCTTTATCGTCAGTACCTTGGCGATAATATTGACCAAATCAGAGTCCATGATGCGATTGGTCCATGCACCAGCTGCTATCGGCTGTTTTTGTGGCTCTTTGGCTTTACGCACACGCATTAAGCGCGCGCGCCCATAAATACCACTTGGGCGGATGATAATGGCTCTATCATGAAAAACCTGTTGTAGCGCTTGCTCTGCTTGCAATATCACCTGCGAGGCTTCGCGTTCAGGCAGCATCGGCACGGTATCTTCATCGATCCATTCGCCATTGTCTTGCCCATAGACACCCGTTGAAGAAATAAAAACAACGCGCTGAAGATTGGATAGTTTGTCAGCAAGCAACGCCAAATGCTGATTAATCGCCAAATAGCTGTTGTGATAACCACTGGTCGAATACTCATCAGGGGTGACGATGATCGCAATGTGAGTAAAGTCTTGCAGTTGCTCAGGGCTAAGCGTCAACGCATCTGCTTGCATAAATTTGGCATGATCACTCAATGCATAATTTTGACGTTTACGACGTGCCAGCCCTGTGACATTAACACCGTTCTGCGCAAGCTTATTGGTCACTGGCAATCCAATATCCCCTTGACCGATAATCAGTATATTATGCGTATTCATCATAGCTCCTGCCTGCCTTTTATACGCCGCTTAAGTGCTGTTACTTAAATACTATTAGCCGCTAAAAATAACGTCTATATGAAAGTTGTACATCTTCATTGGCGTCGATACGATCTTGCCATTCATAATTAGCATTGATACGTAATGCTTGTTTTTTATCGATATCATATTGCAAACCTAAGGTCGAGATAGGCTGCCAATAATGACCACGCACATTAGAGTCATCGCTGCTGCCATGATACCAATATGGCAGTTGCAATTCAGCCTGCGCACGTAACTGATTGTTAATTTGATAACGACAACCAGCATTCACGCCTGCACCAACACGAAAGCCTTTATTGATACCGCGTCCCGTTTGTGCCGTTCCTGACAAAAACGTATAGCAAAGCTGCGGCGCTATCTCGCCCGTACCTGTGCTAAGGGTGCCAAATGCCCATGACCATCCTGATTCATAGCCCAAGCTCCCAACCAGATGGTCGGTCCCATCTTGCTGCGAGCCATCGTTTACACGCGTTGCCTCTATACTCGCGCCCCACGTCTTGCCCTTCTTGGCAGAATTGACGGGATTAAAAGAACGCCCTTTAATTAAAGTCAAATTCTGTAAAATCACGCTTTTTGGCTGACTGGGTTTATCATTGTTTGTGTCATATAAACGCAAAGTCGCTGCTGCACCTTCTAAATCAAAAAACTGCGGAAAACCAGACGGACGATCAAGGGTATCGTGATAGCCTGCGCGCACGCCAAGATCAATATAATTATTATCCCCATGCTTATCCCCACGCTGACCGATGCCGATATGTCCCATTTGCAACGGATGTCGATTGAGAGGATTGGTATCTGAGACCGCAATCTGATGATTGAGTAACGTCTGTCCATCGGCTGACATGCTCGAAACCGTATTGAGCGGCGCCGACTTAATCTCATTAAGCGTCTGTTTTGCACTATTGTGATAGCCGAGCTGATCACGCTGCTGTTTGACTTTATTCCATTGCGCTTGGCGTAAGGTACTATCAGCCGGCGTATAGTTGGTGCTGGCAAGAAAACCTTCTTTATTCAGTAGCTGTACCACATCTGATGGAATAACAGCATAAGGCAACTGACTTAATAAATGCTGCTGCGGCCGTACCACATCTATCAAGCGCAAAATCTCAGAGGCACAGTTGTCAGAGGTAAAGTAATAAGGCAATTTTAAATCCTTGGTTTCCCAAACGTGCAATATGATTTGCTGAACTTCCTCTGCCATTAAATCCAATCGATACGTCCATGCATCACGCTCATCGTCTTGTAAATACTTAGCCAGCTTTTCTGGATAAGGGTCAATCTCAATCAGATTGCTATAGCCACCCGTCATAGATTTGGTGGCGTACAGTACAAAGTTATCTTCGGTATCGCCATCGACCGTATCATTTAGCGCATAAGCATGATGAATTTGGCTTGGGTCCACCACACTTGCCTTTGAGTCGATACGCAGTAAGGTATGGGCAAAGGCAGACAGAGGATTATCCAAGTGCTCTTGCGCAAACATAATAGACAGCTGCTCAGGGGCCAGTTTTTGCATCCATGCCGTCAGCTCTGGACAAGTCACCTGCATCGCTGACTTATCAATAGCCAAGGTATCACTTAGCCATTTTGCTCGCGCTGGAAAACGGCATAGTGCAGATTTGCTATTACCAGTTTGAGCAGCATTATTAGCCTTAGGTTTATTTGTCGTATTAGTCATCTCATCAGCAAAGGCAACAAGCATTGCATCCAGCTCAGCTCCTGAATCCTCACGCCCATTTGCGCTTAAAAAGAAACTAGCGTCATCGACCGTGCTGGTATCTTTATTTTTGCCAAAAAACCCTTTTTTCTCATCAGAGAAATATAATAAGCGTCGCCATGTCGTATGTTGGGCAAGATTTTTTGTCTTAGCCTGCTCACGCCATAAAGCCAGCAGCTGTTTTGCACCTGTTTCAGCAGCTGTTCCGGCTTTAGCATTGTTATCCGTATTGGTATCGGTATTAAGCGCAAGCTCACCAGTCGTTACCAATGAGGCAGGCGTTGGTAAAAATGCTTGTGCCTGCGCGGTGAGCAGCAGTCCAACAATCGCCAATGGCAAACGTGCACGCCGGCTGAGCTGTATTGGCATATCATCCAGCAAAATACGATTTGAAACTGATTGTATAGACATAAGTAAAATCTTGCACTGTAAAGGTGATACGCTTATCACGTGACTGATACTCATTAAAAAACTTGAACATTTATTAGTAACAATAGACTTTTGAGCAAAATCTTATTTACGTCTCTCTGGTTTATACTGAAATGACAATATATTTGCTATTTATTTATACAAAATTTATGATAAAACGCATTTTTCTGCTGATTAATAACCATTATAAAAGAGAGTATTATGTCTATAGCATCATCGATGACTATCAGTGAGGGTCAATTATCAGCAGCCACTTGGCTTGCATCCCCGAACGCTAATAAACGACCTCAAAACACAAGCATTGATACGATTGTTATTCATAATATCAGCTTACCGCCTAGTGAATTTGGCGCGTGCGGCGCTGATGGTATACATTACGTCAAAGCTTTGTTCACCAATCAATTAGACTGGGATGCCCATCCTTATTTTCAAACGATAAAAGGCGCTGAAGTTTCCGCGCATTTATTTATCGAGCGTGACGGTACGATGACTCAGTTTGTCAATTTTAACGAACGCGCATGGCATGCCGGTCGCTCGAGCTATCTTGGTCGAGCCGAATGTAATGATTATAGCATTGGCATTGAGCTTGAAGGGTCGGATTTTGTGCCGTTTAGTGCGGCGCAGTATGAGGCATTGGCAAAAGCAATCGTTGCAATCTATGAGGCGTATCCCAAAACCCGTCGGCATCTGACCGGTCATAGCGATATTGCACCCGGTCGCAAAACTGACCCCGGTGATTATTTTGAATGGAAGAAATTGCGTAAGATGGTTGCCTGCTTTCTTGATGACTAAATCTTACTTCAGTGAGGATAAAGTTTCAATGAATAGACGACTACATATCCCACATCCAATGCATTTACCTAGGTTATGAAAGTGCTATAATCTGTCAGTTTTTTTTGACTCTCGTAAATCAGCAAGCAACTTAGCAAAATAGGTTCTCATGGCAAAAAGTCGGTTATTTCGTTCAACCATGGTGGTCAGTAGTATGACCATGCTGTCGCGTATTTTAGGTCTGGTACGCGATATTGTATTATTAGGCGTCTTTGGCGCTGGTGGTCTCATGGACGCCTTTTTAGTCGCCTTTAAGATACCAAATTTTCTGCGACGTCTGTTTGCTGAAGGCGCGTTTAGTCAGGCTTTTGTACCTATTTTATCCGAATATAAAGAAAAGTATAGCTTACGAGAGGTACAGATATTAGTCAGTCGCACCTCAGGTGCTCTGCTGTTAATTTTATCGATGCTCACCGTGGTGGTTATCTTAATGGCACCGTGGGTCGTGACTTTATTTGCACCTGGTTTTGCCGATCAACCTAATAAGTTTGCGATTACCGCTGAGCTGTTGCGACTGACCTTTCCTTACTTATTATTTATCTCAATGACTGCCTTTGCCAGCGGCATCTTACAAAGCTATGGACGTTTTGCAGCACCTGCTTTTGCACCGGTATTGCTCAATCTATCTATGATTGGTGGCGCACTGGTTTTTGCACCCATGTTCGAGACGCCCATTATGGCGCTCGGTTATGCGGTTGCTATTGCAGGCTTATTACAGCTCCTACTGCAGTTGCCACAATTGTCGCAACAAAAATTACTGGTCATGCCCAAAATCGACTTCCAGCATGAAGGCGTCAGGCGCATACTAAAATTAATGCTACCTGCTATCTTTGGAGTATCGGTTACTCAGATTAATCTGTTATTAAACACTATCTTTGCCTCTTTGATGATTGGCGGTTCAGTCTCATGGCTATACGCCGCTGAGCGTATGAGCGAGCTACCACTTGGTTTAATTGGCGTGGCAATTGGTACAGTCATTTTGCCAAGCCTATCAAAAAGTGAAGCCCAAAAAGACGATGTCAGTTTTAAAAAGACTCTCGATTGGGCAGCCCGTTTAATTATATTAGTCGGCGTACCTGCATCGGCAGCACTATTTATACTTTCTGATGTACTGATGCAAGCGCTGTTCTTACGCGGCGAATTTACCTTACGTGATGCGCAAATGAGTTCGCTTGCGCTAAAAAGTATGGCAGGTGGCATCTTGGGCTTTATGTTGATTAAAGTCTTTGCCCCTGCTTTCTTCGCTCGTCAAGATATCCGCACACCCGTCAAAATCGGTATTATTTCCGTTTTTGCTAATATGATTTTTAGTGTCATCTTTATTGGGATATTTTACTTTCTTGAGATTCCACTACATGGCGGGCTCGCACTTGCGACGACTGGCGCATCATTTGTGAATGCAGGCTTATTATATTATTTCTTGCATAAGCGTGATATTTTCCGTTTTGGCAGTCACTGGAAAAAGCTGTTTGCGCAGTTTGCGATCTCTACCAGTGCCATGGTCGCTGTGCTTTATATCATGCTACCGTACTTTCCAACCGATAAGGCACAGTGGCAACGTTTGATTGCGCTACTGATTATGTGTACGGTCGGTGCGCTGGTTTACGGCGGAGTATTATTGGCAACAGGCTTCCGTCCTCGCCATCTGAAACATGGTTAAAAGTGCTAGATAAATTATTGGTTTACCAAACCAGAACAAGCTCAATATGAGAATTGACAATGAATGATGCTGATAATTGCCATAATGGCTTATTGTTAAATCACTCAATACTAAGGTTTTATATGACAATTCAGCAGCTTACAGCTCAACGCCTACCTATGATTTTTGCGACTGGTTTACTCAGTGCTGGACTGTTGATAAGCGGTTGTAGCGATAATGATAATGTGCAGACCAAGCCAGTGGACGAGACGACAGACAGTCCATCTGCCGTAGATACCGCTAAGAGTACGGATGATGTCGAGGCTAATACTGATGTTAATAAGACTGATACTAATAGTATAGACAATAATTCCGCAGCTATACCTGATACTGACATTGTCAGTCAAGATATCAGCCCTATCGCAGCCGCTGTTAAAGAGCCAAGTATCTTAACCAATCGAACCCAAGCAGGTACCCCAGAAAATACCGTAAAACTGGCGCTTGATACCTTATATTATGGCGACGTTAAAAAAGCGGCGTCATATTATAAAGTCGATATGGAGAATTTCGCTGAAGAGTTGAAAAACACCCAGTTTGCCTTTAAGCAGACAGTTGAAGCTGTCACTATTATTGACACTAAGTACAATAGCGATAAAACCAAGGCAACCGTTACAGGTGAGCTGAGACTAAAAGGTCAAAGTGAGCCTGCGCCTTTGGCTTATGAGCTGCAAAAAATCGATGGCGAATGGAAAATATTGGGTTAGAGCTTTTGACTGTCAATCATTGATCTAACCATTTCTGATATCGTCTGTAACATCCTCTGTAGCAAGGCGTTTACCCAGCATCACCACATCAGCGATAAATCCATCCATATCACAGACTTGTGGCATCAAACCCCATTGCTCAAAGCCAAGCTTACGAAATAACCCCAAGCTTGGCTGGTTATGGGCGAAAATAAGCGCAGCGACATTATAAATACCGAGGCTTGGCGCTTGATGCAACATCCAGCGTACTAATAAGCTACCCAGTCCTTGACCATGATAGTCGTTATGAATATAAATACTAATCTCGCTGCTGATATGATAAGCCGGACGCGCATACAAATCGCTAAAGCTACCCCATGCAATGATTGACGAAAGTTGTTTCTCCATCTCGCTTTCCATAGCCATATTTGCCATTCTAACGACATAAATAGGTCGCGTTGCACTATTGATATGTTCTGCAAACCAAACTGCCCGCTCTTCATAAGTCACCGGTTCCAGATTGGCTGTTGCCTGTTTGCCCGCAATACTTTTATTATATATTGCTAAAACTTCTACTAAATCACTTGCCACTGCGAACTGTACAATAAATTTATCGCCAAACTTATTTGTTAATGTAGGCAAGTTAGTACGATCAAAAACAGGTTTAGAATTCGGGTTAGCTGTTA
This window of the Psychrobacter arcticus 273-4 genome carries:
- the murJ gene encoding murein biosynthesis integral membrane protein MurJ yields the protein MAKSRLFRSTMVVSSMTMLSRILGLVRDIVLLGVFGAGGLMDAFLVAFKIPNFLRRLFAEGAFSQAFVPILSEYKEKYSLREVQILVSRTSGALLLILSMLTVVVILMAPWVVTLFAPGFADQPNKFAITAELLRLTFPYLLFISMTAFASGILQSYGRFAAPAFAPVLLNLSMIGGALVFAPMFETPIMALGYAVAIAGLLQLLLQLPQLSQQKLLVMPKIDFQHEGVRRILKLMLPAIFGVSVTQINLLLNTIFASLMIGGSVSWLYAAERMSELPLGLIGVAIGTVILPSLSKSEAQKDDVSFKKTLDWAARLIILVGVPASAALFILSDVLMQALFLRGEFTLRDAQMSSLALKSMAGGILGFMLIKVFAPAFFARQDIRTPVKIGIISVFANMIFSVIFIGIFYFLEIPLHGGLALATTGASFVNAGLLYYFLHKRDIFRFGSHWKKLFAQFAISTSAMVAVLYIMLPYFPTDKAQWQRLIALLIMCTVGALVYGGVLLATGFRPRHLKHG
- a CDS encoding GNAT family N-acetyltransferase yields the protein MSAITANPNSKPVFDRTNLPTLTNKFGDKFIVQFAVASDLVEVLAIYNKSIAGKQATANLEPVTYEERAVWFAEHINSATRPIYVVRMANMAMESEMEKQLSSIIAWGSFSDLYARPAYHISSEISIYIHNDYHGQGLGSLLVRWMLHQAPSLGIYNVAALIFAHNQPSLGLFRKLGFEQWGLMPQVCDMDGFIADVVMLGKRLATEDVTDDIRNG
- the ampD gene encoding 1,6-anhydro-N-acetylmuramyl-L-alanine amidase AmpD; the protein is MSIASSMTISEGQLSAATWLASPNANKRPQNTSIDTIVIHNISLPPSEFGACGADGIHYVKALFTNQLDWDAHPYFQTIKGAEVSAHLFIERDGTMTQFVNFNERAWHAGRSSYLGRAECNDYSIGIELEGSDFVPFSAAQYEALAKAIVAIYEAYPKTRRHLTGHSDIAPGRKTDPGDYFEWKKLRKMVACFLDD